The bacterium genome segment TTGCAGTTCCTCATACTGTAGCTTTAAAACTTGTCCCTGAGTTTTTAGAAAAAGGGCTCAAAGTTATAGACCTGTCGGCTGATTACAGATTTGACAGCGCAGATATATATGAAAAATGGTATGGATTAAAACACACTCATTCTGAGTTACTAAAAGAAAAAGTATACGGTCTACCGGAACTTTACAGAGAACAAGTTAAGAAAGCAAAGCTTATTGCAAATCCAGGTTGTTATCCCACATCCGTAATACTCGGCGCTTATCCGTTGGTAAAAATGGGGCTCGTTAATGAAGTATTAGTAAATTCTTTATCGGGAGTATCCGGCGCAGGAAGAAACGCTAACCTATCTTTGATACTTCCCGAAATAGAAGGAAATTTAAAAGCGTATAAAATAGCCTCTCACAGACACCAGCCGGAAATGGCAGAACAACTTTCAAAAATTACGAGTTCAGGTATAAAAGTGACTTTTGTTCCTCATCTTGTCCCTGTAGCAAGAGGCATACTTACTACTATGTATATAAAACTTAATAAGCCAGCTGACAGAAATAAAATATGGGCAAAATATCAGGAAGCTTATAAAAACGAACCTTTCGTCCAATTACTTGGCGAAGGAGAAAATCCGCAGGTAAAATTGGTAAGGGGAACAAATAACTGTCAAATATCGGTTACTGTCAAAGACGATTTGGCAATCGTAGTTACAGCAATAGATAACCTCATCAAAGGCGCATCGGGCCAGGCAGTCCAGAACATGAATCTAATGTATGGCTGGGACGAAACAGAAGGGCTTAAAACTATTCCCGTATATCCATAACTATAACAAATGTCCTCAGTCATTACCGAAAGGACAACGTCTACTTAATAGAATAGCTTTTTAACCCATGGAGGAGAATAATGAAAGCTTTTCTTGTCAAGTTAAAATTAGTATTTCTATTTATACTTTTCAGCTCCGGCATTTCCCTCGCCTCCGAAATCTCTCCTGAAGCGGAGAAGCTATTAGACCGACTACATGCCAAAACAGCAGATATCAAATCACTAAGCTGGGAAATAGAAAGCAAACCATTATTTTATACGACTAATTGTTATTACAAACAGGGCGGCTTTTTCAGACTGCAGATGGAATATTCCCATAATGATTATCAGCTTGATTATCTTATTATCCCTGAGAAGTCCTTAAGCTATAACACGAGTATGGGTGAAATAACCGATGGCATCGGAATGTATCATTTCTCTAGTAGTTGGTTCTTGTTGCCATTACTCGATAAGAACACGCTAAAAAACTGGGGTGATGTCACTGTTAAGAAAGAATCAATTAAAAATGAGGATTATTTAGTTTTAGAAATGTCCTTTAAGGCAACTCCTCAAACAAGAAGTGGCTCAAATTGGAAGCACAGATTTTATTTTGATACTGAAGAGTTAAAACTAGAGAAAGTAGAATATAGTTATGGACACGGTTCAACTCAGATACTCAAGGTAAAAGAGTATAAAAAAATAGGAGAATACGATTTCCCTTTAAGGATAGAAGGGACTTATGGTAGTTTATCAATTACTAATATCCAAATTAATCCGGACTTAAGCGAGGATTTATTCAAACTGGAAGAAGAAAACACTTTAACTTGTTTTAGCAACTACAGCGAAGAGGAAGTAAACTCTACACTCTCTAAAAACCCAAATGACCCTAATCTGCATTATACCCTAGCTAAACTTTTTCATTACCAAAAAAGAGAACTTCCTAAGGCAATCCAAGAGTATAAAAAGGCTATTATTCTCAAACCGAATGCCAGAGCAGCATATTTCGGGTTAGCTTCCGCCTATCAGAATTCAAAGCAGTATGATAAGGCAATAGAACTATATGAAGAGTTAATTGCTAAATTCCCAGAGGATAAGCAGAACTATCTATCTTCTCTAATGTGGGCTTACCAAAGAGCAGACAGGAATGAAGACGCAATAAAAACAGCCGAAGAGTACCTAAAAGAGAAGCCGGACAAAGCCCATGTCTACAGTACAACTGCCAGTCTATACAATAACTTAAAAGACTACGATAAAGCTATCCAGATGTATAAAAAAGCTATAGAGTTGGAAGAGAATGCAGACAATCAAGCCCGGCACTTGATGCAGATAGGTCGGATATACGCTCAGCAGAAAAAATATGAGGAAGCAGAAGGAGCTTATGAAGAAGCCAAGACTACATCAAAGAGGGGCTGGGTTCAGCAAGATGCCAATCGACAGATAAGCGAACTCTACCGTAAGA includes the following:
- a CDS encoding tetratricopeptide repeat protein, translating into MKAFLVKLKLVFLFILFSSGISLASEISPEAEKLLDRLHAKTADIKSLSWEIESKPLFYTTNCYYKQGGFFRLQMEYSHNDYQLDYLIIPEKSLSYNTSMGEITDGIGMYHFSSSWFLLPLLDKNTLKNWGDVTVKKESIKNEDYLVLEMSFKATPQTRSGSNWKHRFYFDTEELKLEKVEYSYGHGSTQILKVKEYKKIGEYDFPLRIEGTYGSLSITNIQINPDLSEDLFKLEEENTLTCFSNYSEEEVNSTLSKNPNDPNLHYTLAKLFHYQKRELPKAIQEYKKAIILKPNARAAYFGLASAYQNSKQYDKAIELYEELIAKFPEDKQNYLSSLMWAYQRADRNEDAIKTAEEYLKEKPDKAHVYSTTASLYNNLKDYDKAIQMYKKAIELEENADNQARHLMQIGRIYAQQKKYEEAEGAYEEAKTTSKRGWVQQDANRQISELYRKMGKIDELVKKYEAKLKEEPENIQLLKQLAEIYSGDRQYEKCIELYSKALEIEPDDRNILSQLASAYQNSKQYDKAIELYEELIAKFPEDKQNYLSSLMHAYQNAGRSEDAIKTAEEYLKEKPDKAHVYSTTASLYNNLKDYDKAIQMYKKAIE
- a CDS encoding N-acetyl-gamma-glutamyl-phosphate reductase, whose protein sequence is MIKIGIVGATGYTGAELVRILLNHSQVEITSLTAKIDKSQPFSEIFPHFKGIMDIQCEIFENVEQVADKVDLVFLAVPHTVALKLVPEFLEKGLKVIDLSADYRFDSADIYEKWYGLKHTHSELLKEKVYGLPELYREQVKKAKLIANPGCYPTSVILGAYPLVKMGLVNEVLVNSLSGVSGAGRNANLSLILPEIEGNLKAYKIASHRHQPEMAEQLSKITSSGIKVTFVPHLVPVARGILTTMYIKLNKPADRNKIWAKYQEAYKNEPFVQLLGEGENPQVKLVRGTNNCQISVTVKDDLAIVVTAIDNLIKGASGQAVQNMNLMYGWDETEGLKTIPVYP